A stretch of the Rosa rugosa chromosome 5, drRosRugo1.1, whole genome shotgun sequence genome encodes the following:
- the LOC133711065 gene encoding AT-hook motif nuclear-localized protein 7-like: MYAREELPGEGVEVIAADAPSEYQMAPRAVEHKDKAAAGSGEGTGEPKKRGRGRPPQKNVGERQSSSAKGRKEKGQGSGGGGGGGGSGSGGGGGGGGGGGGGGGGGGQGNPGAAYNGRSFTPHLISVNVGENVCGSVMRYFHERPRVICVISASGVISSVNLRQQDDEAITYEGRFEILSLSGCLMPHNGAWRGAMSVSLAGANGLILGGGINGILRAATPVQVVVGSFLAGEPKGKGKKKADAEPPDTEPPPPPPPPPSPPPPAPEPPPAPAAPPPPPQEPMGFWGIYDNSWPRMEW; the protein is encoded by the exons ATGTACGCCAGAGAAGAACTGCCTGGAGAAGGGGTTGAAGTGATTGCGGCTGATGCTCCCTCGGAGTACCAGATGGCTCCTAGGGCGGTGGAGCACAAGGACAAGGCGGCTGCTGGTTCAGGAGAGGGGACGGGTGAGCCaaagaagagagggagagggaggccTCCACAGAAGAATGTGGGGGAAAGGCAGTCCTCCTCAGCCAAGGGGAGAAAGGAGAAGGGCCAAGGAAGCGGCGGTGGGGGTGGAGGAGGTGGCAGTGGCAGTGggggcggaggaggaggaggaggaggaggaggcggtggGGGCGGGGGCGGCGGCCAGG GCAATCCCGGTGCAGCTTATAATGGAAGAAGCTTCACGCCCCACCTCATCTCTGTCAATGTTGGGGAG AATGTCTGCGGGAGCGTTATGAGATATTTCCATGAAAGACCACGAGTAATCTGCGTGATATCTGCAAGTGGAGTAATCTCTAGTGTTAATCTGCGCCAACAGGATGACGAGGCCATCACATATGAG GGACGTTTCGAAATCCTGAGCTTGTCTGGATGCCTTATGCCCCATAACGGGGCCTGGCGTGGTGCAATGAGTGTCTCTCTGGCAGGCGCCAACGGTCTAATTTTAGGGGGAGGCATTAATGGAATTCTGAGAGCTGCCACTCCTGTGCAA GTTGTGGTAGGTAGTTTCCTAGCTGGTGAACCGAAAGGAAAGGGTAAGAAGAAGGCGGATGCTGAACCACCTGATACTGAGCCTCCACCTCCGCCTCCGCCACCGCCATCGCCTCCGCCGCCAGCACCAGAACCGCCACCTGCACCAgcagcaccaccaccaccaccacaagaGCCCATGGGATTCTGGGGGATTTACGATAATAGCTGGCCGAGAATGGAATGGTAG
- the LOC133710745 gene encoding bet1-like SNARE 1-2 isoform X2: protein MSYRSVHRASKASLLDGLEEGGLRASSSYSDINEKDNDKAVQSLQDRVVFLKRGNDMDASRGIMSGTMDRFKMVFEKKSSRRMCVLVGYFVAFFLIIYFLFRVRRLFMHG, encoded by the exons ATGAGTTACAGAAG TGTGCATCGTGCCTCCAAAGCATCTCTTTTAGATGGCCTTGAGGAAGGTGGTCTCAGGGCCTCCTCCTCATACTCCGATATAAATGAGAAGGACAATGACAAAGCTGTGCAAAGTTTGCAAGACAGAGTTGTTTTCCTAAAGAGA GGAAATGACATGGATGCATCAAGGGGTATAATGTCTGGAACAATGGATCGGTTTAAGATG GTGTTTGAGAAAAAATCAAGCCGGCGAATGTGTGTACTTGTGGGCTATTTTGTGGCTTTCTTCTTAATCATATACTTTCTCTTCAG GGTTCGCAGATTATTCATGCATGGTTGA
- the LOC133710745 gene encoding bet1-like SNARE 1-1 isoform X1, protein MSYRSVHRASKASLLDGLEEGGLRASSSYSDINEKDNDKAVQSLQDRVVFLKRITGDIHEEVESHNRLLDRMGNDMDASRGIMSGTMDRFKMVFEKKSSRRMCVLVGYFVAFFLIIYFLFRVRRLFMHG, encoded by the exons ATGAGTTACAGAAG TGTGCATCGTGCCTCCAAAGCATCTCTTTTAGATGGCCTTGAGGAAGGTGGTCTCAGGGCCTCCTCCTCATACTCCGATATAAATGAGAAGGACAATGACAAAGCTGTGCAAAGTTTGCAAGACAGAGTTGTTTTCCTAAAGAGA ATAACAGGTGACATACATGAAGAGGTGGAAAGCCATAATCGTTTGCTTGACAGAATG GGAAATGACATGGATGCATCAAGGGGTATAATGTCTGGAACAATGGATCGGTTTAAGATG GTGTTTGAGAAAAAATCAAGCCGGCGAATGTGTGTACTTGTGGGCTATTTTGTGGCTTTCTTCTTAATCATATACTTTCTCTTCAG GGTTCGCAGATTATTCATGCATGGTTGA